One window from the genome of Bdellovibrio sp. NC01 encodes:
- a CDS encoding FAD-dependent oxidoreductase, which yields MAQHIYDYAIIGSGLTGLSIAAALSRETSNIALLDGADFAGGVNKQINFPTGPINNGLRFVPDSVLSEKAMKFMENLLATKIVADVSEEAPITYEAGGFKTFLGFGENPPAFYEELNYFTSSKRIDLAVEPHQWIQMLMQKFTGDFLPRSYVTKFHQEGDKVTSITINGSKTLHAHNFIFAGTVKDLALLLPEDAISVRARSKLGKNTYWTALCLDICHSKAVTESTAMHVLNGTTQDEIGPCAGQFMPAVEVEGQTLQASQWITFIESEVMDDSEVVGLTLKKIKRQIKRAYPEALDDVKLERIFVSPIIAGNGDIKLSANMTIPSLENLWIASSTVNEQKNLVGALLQAEMTVASLGFKVEDVEIPETVSAEETAAPSFEEASL from the coding sequence ATGGCTCAACATATCTACGACTATGCAATTATTGGAAGCGGACTTACAGGACTTAGCATTGCGGCGGCACTTAGCCGTGAAACAAGCAATATCGCTTTGCTTGACGGTGCTGATTTCGCCGGCGGCGTGAATAAGCAAATCAATTTCCCAACCGGTCCTATCAACAACGGTCTTCGCTTCGTACCTGATTCTGTTCTTTCTGAAAAAGCGATGAAATTCATGGAAAATCTCTTAGCGACGAAAATCGTTGCTGATGTTTCTGAAGAAGCACCTATCACTTACGAAGCAGGTGGCTTTAAAACTTTCTTGGGCTTTGGTGAAAATCCACCAGCGTTCTATGAAGAGTTGAACTACTTCACTTCTTCAAAACGTATCGACCTTGCGGTAGAGCCACACCAATGGATTCAAATGTTGATGCAAAAATTCACTGGCGACTTCTTGCCTCGTTCTTACGTAACGAAGTTTCATCAAGAAGGCGACAAAGTGACTTCGATCACAATCAATGGCTCTAAAACTCTTCACGCTCACAACTTCATCTTTGCGGGCACAGTGAAGGACCTTGCACTCCTTCTTCCTGAAGATGCTATTTCAGTTCGTGCGCGTTCGAAGCTTGGTAAAAATACTTACTGGACAGCTTTGTGTTTGGATATCTGTCACTCAAAAGCAGTGACTGAATCGACAGCGATGCACGTATTAAATGGCACAACTCAAGACGAAATCGGTCCATGCGCTGGTCAATTTATGCCGGCTGTAGAAGTTGAAGGACAAACTCTTCAAGCTTCACAATGGATCACATTTATTGAGTCAGAAGTTATGGATGACAGCGAAGTTGTGGGTCTGACTTTGAAGAAAATCAAACGTCAAATCAAACGCGCTTATCCAGAAGCTTTGGATGATGTGAAGTTGGAACGTATCTTCGTTTCACCAATCATCGCAGGCAATGGCGACATCAAATTGAGTGCTAACATGACTATCCCAAGCCTTGAAAACTTGTGGATCGCTTCATCAACTGTGAACGAGCAAAAAAACCTAGTGGGTGCTTTGCTTCAAGCAGAAATGACAGTGGCATCTTTAGGCTTCAAAGTCGAAGACGTTGAAATCCCAGAAACAGTTTCTGCAGAAGAAACTGCAGCTCCTTCATTCGAAGAAGCTTCTTTATAA
- the tsf gene encoding translation elongation factor Ts: MSISATLVKELREKTNAGMMDCKKALEATSGDFQAAVEWLRVKGLGAAAKKADRIAAEGTVFAQVVGNTGVILEINSETDFVARNDGFKNLVTDVAHHVLNAVNAVGDILEQAFHKNPTKKVGDMLKEAIATIGENIVIRRFEKYTATANTLVHTYIHGEGKIGVMIEVAAANPAAVSNPALKTFAQDVSLHIAAMNPMAISSDQIPADVVAKEKEILTAKNLESGKKPEMIEKIVDGQIRKFLAENCLMDQAFVKNPDMKVSDLAKSVGKELGTDVTVKRFVRFELGAGIEKKSNDFAAEVAAQMKGH, encoded by the coding sequence ATGTCTATTTCCGCTACTCTTGTTAAAGAGCTAAGAGAAAAAACAAATGCAGGTATGATGGATTGCAAAAAGGCGCTTGAAGCGACTTCTGGCGATTTCCAAGCTGCCGTTGAATGGTTGCGTGTAAAAGGCCTTGGCGCTGCAGCTAAAAAAGCTGACCGTATCGCTGCTGAAGGTACTGTATTCGCACAAGTTGTTGGTAACACAGGTGTGATCCTTGAGATCAACTCTGAAACTGACTTCGTTGCTCGTAACGATGGTTTCAAAAACCTAGTTACTGACGTTGCTCACCACGTATTGAACGCTGTAAACGCAGTTGGCGATATCTTGGAGCAAGCATTCCACAAAAACCCAACTAAAAAAGTTGGCGACATGTTGAAAGAAGCAATCGCGACTATCGGTGAAAACATCGTTATCCGCCGCTTCGAAAAATACACTGCGACTGCAAACACATTGGTTCACACGTACATCCACGGTGAAGGTAAAATCGGCGTTATGATTGAAGTTGCTGCTGCTAACCCAGCTGCTGTTTCTAATCCAGCGTTGAAAACTTTTGCTCAAGACGTTTCATTGCACATCGCTGCTATGAACCCAATGGCTATTTCTTCTGACCAAATCCCAGCAGACGTAGTTGCAAAAGAAAAAGAAATTTTGACTGCTAAAAACCTTGAATCAGGCAAAAAACCAGAAATGATCGAAAAAATCGTTGATGGTCAAATCCGTAAATTCTTGGCTGAAAACTGCTTGATGGACCAAGCTTTCGTTAAAAATCCAGACATGAAAGTTTCTGATTTGGCGAAATCTGTTGGTAAAGAGCTTGGCACTGACGTGACTGTAAAACGTTTCGTACGTTTTGAGTTGGGCGCTGGTATCGAGAAAAAGTCTAACGACTTCGCAGCTGAAGTTGCTGCGCAAATGAAAGGACACTAG
- a CDS encoding ATP-binding protein, which yields MGIQWFGAILVAWLVSPRTWIESSGSSISSLLLSFVLGGLFAVPSIAAIFLAPGERVTRYIIATSQVLFSVLLIHLSGGRIETHFHIFVSLAFLAFYMDMGVLWYAGTLVIIDHMLRGQFYPLSVYGQLGAYGWRWLEHGGWVLFENFILCMGIFRIRQELWGMASSKHDLILAKEEAQRASVMKSHFLSNMSHEIRTPLNSIIGFADLLSESNLEGEHREFASTIHRCSESLLVLINDILDFSKIENGLLQIDRHKFDVHQLHKDIHHMFNMSCREKGLALQIKVGENVPNEAVGDSHRLKQILVNLVGNAIKFTERGSVSVSVEKDADNERSYKWRVTDTGIGIAPENQKKLFKSFSQEHASTSRKYGGTGLGLVISKNLIELMGGNIAVDSKEGEGTTFSFTLKLDEL from the coding sequence ATGGGAATTCAATGGTTTGGCGCTATTCTTGTGGCCTGGTTGGTGAGCCCCAGAACTTGGATTGAAAGTTCGGGTTCTAGTATTTCCTCCTTATTATTGTCGTTTGTGTTGGGCGGATTGTTCGCGGTTCCGTCCATTGCTGCGATTTTCTTAGCTCCCGGCGAGCGGGTCACTCGTTACATCATCGCGACCTCGCAGGTTCTGTTTTCGGTCTTATTGATTCATTTAAGTGGCGGTCGCATCGAAACCCATTTTCATATTTTTGTATCGCTGGCCTTTTTGGCTTTCTATATGGATATGGGAGTTCTGTGGTACGCGGGCACGCTGGTGATTATCGATCACATGCTACGTGGGCAGTTTTACCCGTTGTCGGTGTATGGTCAGTTGGGAGCTTACGGCTGGCGTTGGCTTGAGCACGGCGGCTGGGTGCTGTTTGAAAACTTCATCTTGTGCATGGGTATTTTTCGCATCCGCCAAGAGTTGTGGGGAATGGCTTCATCGAAACACGATCTGATACTTGCCAAAGAAGAAGCACAACGAGCCTCAGTCATGAAATCGCACTTCTTGTCGAACATGAGCCATGAAATCAGAACGCCTTTAAACAGCATCATCGGTTTTGCAGACTTACTTTCCGAATCCAATCTTGAAGGCGAGCATCGCGAATTCGCTTCCACCATTCATCGTTGTTCTGAATCTTTGCTTGTTCTGATCAATGACATCTTGGATTTTTCAAAAATTGAAAACGGTCTTTTGCAAATCGATCGTCACAAATTCGATGTTCATCAACTTCACAAAGACATCCATCATATGTTCAACATGAGCTGCCGCGAAAAAGGTTTGGCTTTGCAAATCAAAGTCGGCGAAAACGTGCCCAACGAAGCGGTGGGGGATTCACATCGTTTGAAACAAATTTTGGTGAATCTTGTTGGCAATGCCATCAAGTTTACAGAACGCGGAAGTGTCTCTGTGTCTGTGGAAAAAGATGCGGATAACGAGCGTTCGTACAAATGGCGCGTGACTGACACCGGAATTGGTATTGCTCCGGAAAATCAGAAGAAATTATTTAAATCATTTTCGCAAGAACATGCATCAACGTCGCGCAAATATGGCGGCACGGGTTTGGGTCTTGTGATTTCGAAAAACTTGATTGAGCTGATGGGCGGGAATATCGCTGTCGACAGTAAAGAGGGCGAAGGAACAACGTTTTCCTTCACCCTTAAACTTGATGAATTATAA
- the frr gene encoding ribosome recycling factor: MAIADVKKNAQAQMEKSLAALGEELKKIRTGRAQVSMLDNVRVNYYGNPSPLSQVASISTPDAKSFLIAPWEVSILKDIEQAIIKSELGMAPMNDGKVIRLKVPDLTEERRKDLAKQVKKIAEEARVAVRMARRDANDEIKKMKADKKTPLSEDEAKKAEADIQKATDDMIKKVDQVADEKEKSILTI; the protein is encoded by the coding sequence ATGGCAATCGCTGATGTGAAAAAGAATGCTCAAGCACAAATGGAAAAATCATTGGCTGCTTTGGGCGAAGAACTTAAAAAGATCCGTACGGGCCGTGCTCAAGTTTCTATGCTTGATAACGTGCGCGTAAATTACTACGGCAATCCATCTCCACTTTCTCAAGTTGCATCTATCTCTACACCAGATGCTAAATCTTTCCTTATCGCGCCTTGGGAAGTTTCTATCCTTAAAGATATCGAACAAGCCATCATCAAGTCTGAATTGGGCATGGCTCCAATGAACGACGGTAAAGTGATTCGTTTGAAAGTTCCAGATTTGACTGAAGAACGTCGTAAAGACTTGGCAAAACAAGTTAAGAAGATCGCTGAAGAAGCTCGTGTTGCAGTTCGTATGGCTCGTCGTGATGCCAATGACGAAATCAAAAAAATGAAGGCTGATAAAAAGACTCCATTAAGCGAAGACGAAGCTAAAAAAGCAGAAGCTGACATCCAAAAAGCGACAGACGATATGATCAAGAAAGTTGATCAAGTAGCTGACGAAAAAGAAAAGTCGATCTTAACGATCTAG
- the galU gene encoding UTP--glucose-1-phosphate uridylyltransferase GalU produces the protein MQKVKKAIIPAAGLGTRFLPATKTVPKEMLTIVDAPIILYVVEEAVKAGIEDIVLIAGRGKHAIEDFFDTSYELEDKLAKDGKEKLLERVTRIRDKANIISIRQKQALGLGHAVLCGLPIIGKEPFAVLLGDEITMEANGEPNVTERLVKSFEQTGVSTISVMKVGDKDVSKYGIAEVEENNSGFFKVNSLIEKPKPEQTKSRWALPGRYVFDNAIMDILQNAKPTLNGEIQLTDSMKILCEQRGLNAMTFTSDRYDAGDKLGYLQANIELALKNPELSKELKSYLHDLVKTF, from the coding sequence ATGCAAAAAGTAAAAAAAGCCATCATTCCAGCAGCGGGTTTAGGTACAAGATTTCTTCCGGCAACTAAAACGGTTCCCAAGGAAATGCTGACTATCGTAGACGCGCCAATCATTCTTTACGTGGTGGAAGAGGCCGTTAAAGCAGGAATCGAGGACATCGTCCTTATCGCTGGCCGTGGCAAACACGCGATTGAAGACTTTTTCGATACTTCTTACGAACTTGAAGACAAACTTGCGAAAGATGGCAAAGAAAAGCTATTGGAACGCGTAACAAGAATTCGCGACAAAGCCAACATCATCAGTATTCGCCAAAAACAAGCTTTGGGTTTAGGACATGCAGTTCTGTGCGGTCTTCCGATCATCGGTAAAGAGCCCTTTGCAGTTCTTTTGGGTGACGAAATTACGATGGAAGCAAACGGCGAACCGAACGTCACTGAACGTTTGGTAAAATCGTTCGAACAAACTGGCGTTTCAACTATTTCGGTGATGAAAGTTGGCGATAAAGACGTTTCAAAATACGGTATCGCGGAAGTCGAAGAAAATAACTCTGGCTTCTTCAAAGTGAATTCGTTGATTGAAAAACCTAAACCAGAACAAACGAAAAGCCGTTGGGCCCTGCCAGGTCGTTATGTCTTCGACAATGCGATCATGGATATCCTGCAAAACGCGAAACCGACTTTGAACGGTGAGATCCAACTGACTGACAGCATGAAGATTTTGTGTGAACAACGCGGTCTAAATGCCATGACATTCACTTCGGATCGTTACGATGCGGGTGACAAGCTTGGATATTTGCAGGCAAACATCGAACTAGCCTTGAAGAATCCTGAATTAAGTAAAGAATTAAAGAGTTACCTTCACGACCTAGTTAAGACTTTCTAG
- the rpsB gene encoding 30S ribosomal protein S2, with amino-acid sequence MAQVTMKEMLDAGVHFGHQTQRWNPKMKPYVYTARGGIHIIDLQKTVVRANKAADYVKEIAANGGRMIFVGTKKQAIEPVQEAAAKCGQYYVTKRWLGGMMTNFETIKSSIDRLRKVDQMKEKGEFNYLTKKERAKIEKEYLRLSEFLNGIRDMKEMPSVMFVVDLPKEHIAVAEAKRLGMTVVGIADTNSDPESIDFPIPGNDDAIRSIKLFANLVADAYIEGAKTWEQKLRTMTDKQSDVAKEAKGEEKEAPKRRAPAKAGAKEAPKKSAGPAVVKANKGRKLVAAGTAEEVEIQAELENKDESAE; translated from the coding sequence ATGGCACAAGTTACCATGAAAGAAATGCTAGACGCTGGCGTCCACTTCGGACATCAAACACAGCGTTGGAACCCAAAAATGAAACCTTACGTTTACACAGCTAGAGGCGGTATCCATATTATCGACCTTCAAAAGACTGTTGTTCGCGCTAACAAAGCTGCTGACTACGTAAAAGAAATCGCTGCTAACGGCGGCCGTATGATCTTCGTAGGTACTAAAAAACAAGCTATCGAGCCTGTTCAAGAAGCTGCTGCAAAATGCGGTCAGTACTATGTTACTAAACGTTGGTTGGGTGGCATGATGACTAACTTCGAAACGATCAAATCATCTATCGATCGTCTTCGCAAAGTTGATCAAATGAAAGAAAAAGGCGAATTCAACTACCTTACTAAAAAAGAACGCGCAAAAATCGAAAAAGAATACCTTCGTTTGTCTGAGTTCTTGAACGGTATCCGCGACATGAAAGAAATGCCTTCTGTTATGTTCGTAGTAGACCTTCCAAAAGAACACATCGCAGTTGCTGAAGCAAAACGCTTGGGTATGACTGTTGTTGGTATCGCTGATACAAACTCTGATCCAGAGTCTATCGATTTCCCAATTCCAGGTAACGACGATGCTATCCGTTCTATCAAATTGTTCGCTAACCTAGTTGCAGACGCTTACATTGAAGGCGCTAAAACTTGGGAACAAAAACTTCGCACAATGACTGATAAACAATCAGACGTTGCTAAAGAAGCTAAAGGCGAAGAAAAAGAAGCTCCTAAACGTCGTGCTCCTGCAAAAGCTGGCGCGAAAGAAGCTCCTAAAAAATCTGCAGGCCCTGCAGTTGTTAAAGCCAACAAAGGTCGTAAACTTGTTGCTGCTGGTACAGCAGAAGAAGTTGAGATCCAAGCTGAGCTTGAAAACAAAGACGAATCTGCTGAGTAG
- the priA gene encoding primosomal protein N': protein MSEKLWKVAVDAPLPEALTYSFSEPLQRGQLVNAPLGKRKVKGLALGPTETLPEFQIKSIDSIDEEYRPLPEPFVKWLEWLASYYLHPVGQVVQSAFPPLKKQEKTRASKRAPVIPQLEADTQLDLTPEQQKCFEDISKHEGFSTHLLFGVTGSGKTEVYLRLLDKVLKEGKRGLVLVPEISLTPQLVQRFARRFGDKIAATHSQLTDRERTNQWWDIVDGKKSILIGARSALFCPIEDLGLIIVDEEHEPSFKQDEKLKYNGRDAAVMLGKMMNCPVVLGSATPSLETWKNAQEGKYHLHTLKNRVAGRALPTIEVIDLRQQKADDDKQKMMVQKYSHLPFWLSPELFEKMHEVLDQGDQAALFLNRRGVAQMVVCPACGHTRECPNCDISLTLHAGSHLICHYCDYHEQFKTKCPDCKEGEMEAIGLGTELLENDLTRLFPGKKIARADRDEIQSRADLEELISNMETGEIDILVGTQMIAKGLDFPKLKLVGLVLADVGFNLPDFRATERSFQLITQMSGRSGRHVKEGESPGYVIIQTFNTEHESITFARNHDYEGFANNELMIRGALNYPPVGKLVGMRIQGTHLGKVEETARLLARRAQSLKEKFPQYASMEVLGPAEAPLAKLRGQFRYHLLLKTNQNSIVNPFARQLLGDQEWVPSGVKILVDIDPMNLL, encoded by the coding sequence ATGAGTGAAAAGCTGTGGAAGGTTGCAGTCGATGCTCCCCTTCCAGAGGCTCTCACTTACAGCTTCTCTGAACCATTACAGCGAGGCCAGTTAGTTAATGCGCCTCTAGGAAAAAGAAAAGTAAAGGGCTTAGCTTTAGGCCCGACCGAGACACTTCCTGAATTTCAAATCAAAAGTATTGATTCGATTGATGAAGAATATCGCCCCCTGCCCGAGCCATTTGTAAAATGGCTTGAGTGGCTGGCGTCGTATTATCTTCACCCCGTTGGTCAAGTGGTGCAATCGGCGTTTCCTCCTTTGAAAAAGCAGGAAAAAACGCGTGCAAGCAAACGTGCGCCGGTTATTCCGCAACTTGAAGCCGACACGCAGTTAGATCTGACACCCGAACAACAAAAATGTTTTGAAGACATTTCGAAACACGAAGGCTTTTCTACGCATTTGCTTTTTGGTGTGACGGGCTCTGGTAAGACCGAAGTTTATTTGCGCTTGCTGGATAAAGTTTTAAAAGAAGGCAAACGCGGATTAGTTCTAGTTCCCGAAATCTCTTTGACACCACAATTAGTGCAACGATTCGCGCGTCGTTTTGGCGATAAAATCGCAGCCACTCACTCGCAATTGACAGATCGTGAACGCACGAATCAATGGTGGGACATTGTCGATGGCAAAAAATCTATTTTGATTGGCGCACGTTCAGCTTTGTTCTGCCCGATTGAGGATTTAGGTTTAATCATCGTCGACGAAGAACACGAACCAAGTTTCAAGCAAGATGAAAAATTAAAATACAACGGCCGCGACGCCGCTGTGATGCTTGGTAAAATGATGAATTGTCCTGTCGTTCTTGGCTCTGCCACTCCGAGCTTAGAAACTTGGAAGAATGCACAAGAAGGAAAATATCACCTGCACACGTTGAAAAATCGTGTGGCTGGACGTGCATTGCCTACGATTGAAGTAATCGATTTACGTCAGCAAAAGGCCGACGATGATAAGCAGAAAATGATGGTGCAAAAATATTCGCACCTGCCATTCTGGTTAAGTCCCGAGCTTTTTGAAAAAATGCATGAGGTGTTAGATCAAGGCGATCAAGCCGCTTTATTCTTGAATCGTCGTGGTGTTGCGCAGATGGTGGTGTGTCCTGCTTGTGGTCACACGCGCGAATGCCCGAACTGCGATATTTCACTCACATTACATGCAGGTTCGCATTTAATCTGTCACTACTGTGACTATCACGAACAGTTCAAAACGAAATGTCCTGACTGCAAAGAAGGCGAAATGGAAGCGATCGGTTTAGGAACCGAGCTTCTTGAAAACGATCTGACTCGTCTTTTTCCAGGTAAAAAAATCGCACGTGCGGACCGCGATGAAATTCAAAGTCGCGCCGATCTTGAAGAACTGATCAGCAATATGGAAACAGGCGAGATTGATATTCTCGTTGGAACACAGATGATTGCGAAGGGTTTGGATTTTCCAAAACTCAAACTTGTCGGTTTAGTTTTGGCTGATGTCGGCTTCAATCTCCCTGATTTCCGTGCAACCGAAAGAAGTTTCCAACTGATCACACAGATGAGTGGACGCAGTGGACGTCACGTAAAAGAAGGCGAAAGTCCGGGCTACGTCATCATTCAAACTTTCAATACGGAACATGAGAGTATCACTTTCGCACGCAATCATGACTATGAAGGATTCGCAAATAATGAACTCATGATCCGAGGAGCCCTCAACTATCCACCGGTAGGTAAACTTGTGGGTATGAGAATTCAAGGGACTCATCTTGGGAAAGTTGAAGAAACCGCACGACTTTTGGCAAGAAGAGCGCAGAGTTTGAAGGAAAAATTCCCGCAATATGCGTCTATGGAAGTCTTAGGACCTGCTGAGGCCCCTCTAGCGAAGTTGCGTGGCCAGTTTAGATATCATCTTTTGTTGAAGACAAATCAGAACAGTATTGTGAATCCATTTGCGAGGCAGCTCCTTGGAGATCAGGAGTGGGTTCCTTCGGGAGTAAAAATATTGGTCGACATTGATCCAATGAATTTGCTTTAA
- a CDS encoding isoprenyl transferase yields the protein MTLPKHIAIIMDGNGRWAQLKRKPRTFGHIKGTRVAKKIITACSRKGIKNLTLYAFSTENWFRPQTEVSFLMKLLRRYLRRETENLVKENIRFSVIGDLSRVPSDVHSAIQSAAEATSQCTGLNLVFALSYGSRQEITLAVREIAQQIADGHIAPDDIDEALISTSLSTYPTPDPDLIVRTSGEQRLSNFLLWQAAYSEFYFTETLWPNFTEAHLDEALNAFSVRQRRYGKVATNDNLEKLSN from the coding sequence ATGACTCTACCTAAGCATATTGCAATCATTATGGATGGTAACGGTCGTTGGGCTCAGCTCAAGCGCAAACCGCGCACGTTTGGACATATCAAAGGAACACGCGTCGCTAAAAAAATCATTACGGCGTGTTCTCGCAAAGGCATTAAGAATCTGACTCTTTATGCTTTCTCTACTGAAAATTGGTTCCGTCCTCAGACTGAAGTTTCTTTCTTGATGAAACTTCTTCGTCGTTACTTGCGTCGTGAAACAGAAAATCTAGTAAAAGAAAATATTCGTTTTTCTGTGATCGGTGATTTGTCGCGCGTTCCATCTGACGTTCATTCAGCTATTCAATCGGCTGCCGAAGCTACATCTCAGTGCACAGGCCTGAACTTGGTCTTTGCTTTGAGCTATGGCTCTCGCCAAGAGATCACATTGGCCGTGCGTGAAATCGCTCAGCAAATTGCTGATGGTCATATTGCTCCTGACGATATCGATGAAGCCTTGATTAGCACATCGCTAAGCACTTACCCTACTCCTGATCCTGATTTGATTGTCAGAACAAGTGGCGAACAAAGATTGTCTAATTTCCTTCTTTGGCAGGCTGCTTATTCTGAGTTTTACTTTACTGAAACATTGTGGCCGAACTTCACAGAGGCTCACTTAGATGAAGCGCTCAACGCGTTTTCAGTAAGACAACGCCGTTATGGGAAGGTCGCGACGAATGACAACTTGGAAAAGCTTTCTAACTAG
- the pyrH gene encoding UMP kinase, which yields MKEPVYKRVLLKLSGEALAGKQGTGINTATITQIAQDVAEAYKSGVQIGLVIGGGNIYRGVAASAEGMDRASADYMGMLATCINALALQDALEKAGVPTRVQTAIEMAEIAEPYIRRRAIRHLEKGRLVIFGAGTGNPFFTTDTAASLRAMEINAQVIMKATKVDGIYDKDPAKHADAKKFDKISYIDVLNRGLQVMDSTAISMCMDNKLPIITFDLMVPGNILKAVQGENIGTLVQ from the coding sequence TTGAAAGAGCCTGTTTATAAGCGCGTATTGCTAAAGTTAAGTGGTGAAGCTCTTGCTGGTAAGCAAGGGACTGGTATCAATACTGCGACGATCACACAGATCGCGCAAGACGTAGCAGAAGCTTACAAATCAGGCGTTCAAATAGGTCTAGTAATCGGCGGCGGCAATATCTATCGTGGTGTTGCCGCTTCGGCTGAAGGCATGGATCGCGCAAGTGCAGACTATATGGGTATGCTTGCGACTTGTATCAATGCTCTGGCTTTGCAAGATGCTCTTGAAAAAGCCGGTGTTCCTACTCGTGTTCAGACAGCTATCGAAATGGCTGAAATCGCTGAACCTTACATCCGTCGCAGAGCAATTCGTCACCTTGAAAAAGGCCGTCTGGTGATTTTCGGTGCAGGTACTGGAAATCCTTTCTTCACTACAGATACAGCGGCGTCCCTTCGTGCGATGGAAATCAATGCTCAAGTTATCATGAAGGCGACAAAAGTAGATGGTATCTACGATAAAGATCCTGCAAAACACGCTGACGCGAAGAAATTCGACAAGATCAGCTACATCGACGTATTGAACCGCGGTTTGCAAGTCATGGACTCTACTGCGATCAGTATGTGTATGGATAACAAACTTCCAATTATTACTTTTGACCTTATGGTTCCAGGAAATATCCTGAAAGCCGTTCAAGGTGAAAACATCGGTACACTCGTACAATAA
- a CDS encoding CFI-box-CTERM domain-containing protein, translated as MIQCPRCGIQVTELHPLDPDLVSKLQAAGETNLPPQVCAGCISDLRRTVATSSGGVLMAQERAREQHRLQLWKSRVQLIKKARMSMGSKLYSDAAISYEKYLKILDIVFEVKKGEKLRPEAFKESARTTELTVVASVYWDLLRIYDTNEKYQDRMLNAAKQLAMFIQFTPIYPDIIKKAESFAKTARNPNIVKQFLKMSDKERPRCFIATSAFGPQSLEVQELRVFRDFTLRNTSWGRRFIALYYKHSPAIACLLDKQPWLKPAVRAILRLMIKCVS; from the coding sequence ATGATCCAATGCCCGCGCTGCGGAATACAAGTTACAGAACTGCACCCTCTTGATCCTGACTTGGTTTCAAAACTTCAGGCAGCAGGAGAAACAAATTTGCCACCGCAAGTTTGTGCGGGTTGTATTTCTGATTTGCGCAGAACCGTTGCCACAAGCAGCGGTGGTGTGTTGATGGCGCAAGAACGCGCACGTGAACAACATCGTTTGCAACTTTGGAAAAGTCGCGTGCAGCTTATTAAAAAAGCGCGCATGTCGATGGGCTCTAAACTTTATTCCGATGCCGCAATTTCTTACGAAAAATATCTGAAAATCTTGGATATCGTTTTTGAAGTGAAGAAGGGTGAAAAACTTCGTCCTGAAGCTTTCAAAGAATCAGCTCGTACCACAGAACTGACTGTGGTCGCCTCGGTTTACTGGGACTTGCTACGCATTTACGATACGAATGAAAAATATCAAGATCGTATGCTTAATGCTGCAAAACAATTGGCCATGTTCATTCAGTTCACGCCAATTTATCCAGACATCATTAAAAAAGCAGAGTCATTTGCGAAAACGGCAAGAAATCCAAATATCGTAAAACAATTCTTGAAGATGTCTGACAAAGAAAGACCACGTTGTTTTATCGCAACGTCTGCTTTCGGTCCGCAGTCACTCGAAGTTCAAGAGTTGCGCGTATTCAGAGATTTCACTCTAAGAAACACCTCTTGGGGACGTCGCTTTATCGCCCTTTATTATAAGCACTCCCCTGCGATTGCTTGCTTACTCGATAAGCAACCGTGGCTCAAACCCGCAGTGCGAGCGATTCTCCGTCTTATGATTAAATGCGTTAGCTAA